A region from the Papaver somniferum cultivar HN1 unplaced genomic scaffold, ASM357369v1 unplaced-scaffold_125, whole genome shotgun sequence genome encodes:
- the LOC113331312 gene encoding probable serine/threonine-protein kinase At1g54610, translating to MILRKLEGLITSRLSTSVYLVFEYTEHDIAGLSSCPDIKFSESQVKCCMHQLLSGLEHCHSRGIMHKDIKGSNLLVSDDGSLKIADFGLANFVSVGHIQPLTSRVVTLWVQVADVVDWVCGVEYQLADGRKWSMIGAVVVA from the exons ATGATTCTCCGCAAACTGGAGGGACTAATTACTTCTAGACTGTCAactagtgtatatcttgttttcgAGTACACGGAACATGATATTGCTGGTTTATCATCTTGTCCTGACATCAAGTTCAGTGAATCACAG GTTAAATGCTGTATGCATCAACTACTATCTGGCCTTGAACACTGTCATTCAAGAGGTATAATGCACAAAGATATCAAGGGATCCAACCTTCTTGTTAGTGATGATGGATCTCTGAAGATAGCTGATTTTGGCCTGGCAAATTTTGTTAGTGTCGGGCACATTCAACCATTAACTAGTCGAGTTGTTACTTTATG GGTTCAGGTTGCTGATGTGGTTGATTGGGTCTGTGGTGTTGAATACCAACTCGCAGATGGAAGGAAATGGAGTATGATAGGAGCAGTTGTTGTTGCTTAA